From the Coffea eugenioides isolate CCC68of chromosome 1, Ceug_1.0, whole genome shotgun sequence genome, the window ttttgtctctccaatacaaatatcttaacaccttgtaaaataatatcacttaatacaaaattccaacaagttgtcaaaaatataatgcatttaccgcacttgcgggtcccacgttcaaaatttctcaaaaactaaccgatactagaaaaatcattttaaaactatctttgctcataaactttatctggggaatttttctaataaagaaaatgtagaaaaggcgggcgattaaataaaataaaccctagaaaattagaaaatttccgggttctcaaactcatttttttcggggtgTCACATGGTTTCCTAGAAGGATGTAGACCTATCATAGGACTAGATGGCTGCTTCCTCAAGAGTCCCTTTGGAGGTCAGCTGCTTGCAGCCTTGGGTAGGGATGCCAATGAAAATATGTTCCCTATTTCCTTTGCTGTTGTTGAGGTAGAGAATTACGACAGTTGGAGTTGGTTTTTGCGGGAATTAATTAGCCAAATTGGAAGAGCAAACAAAGGAGTGGCTTACATTTTCATTTTGGATAGGCAAAAGGGTCTTGTCCATGCAATTGAAGAATTATTTTCTAAATCAGAGCACAGATTCTGTTTGAAACATATGTTCGAGAACTTCAAACAAAGATTCAAGAATCAAGACCTTAGAGACATGTTTTGGGAAGTTACTGCAGCAGCAAGCATGCCGAAGCATGAACTGCCCTATCAAATCTTGAAAGGGCTGACCCACAGGAAGGTGACGAGCTAACAGCTGTGGGATGGTTCAAACGGTTGCCTCCAAAATTATGGTCCAGAACTTACTTTAGTACAGCTTGTAGGAGTGACACTTGCGTTAACAGCATGAGTAAGTTATGGAATAATTACATTCTAAAAGCTAGAGAGGAGCCAATAATAACAATGCTGGAGTGGATTCGAAGGAGATTAATGCAAAGGTTGGTAACCAAATGAGAGGGCATGCTGAAACATGGTGGCACTTTATGTCCAAACATTTATGAGAAGTAAGAGAAACTTAAGATAAGGGCAAGAAATTGTGTTGTGGTTTATGGAAGAAATGAGAACTTGGAAGTTGATGGCTATGGAAGGACAAATGTTGTCAATTTGGAGATGAAAACATGTACCTGTGGTTATTTTTAGATTAGTGGCATTCCTTGCGTGCATGCGGTTGCCTACATTCAGAGCAGAAAGTTGAAATTCGAGGAATATGTTGATGCTTGTTACCATAGGGAAGCATATTTAAGGGCCTGCAACTTCACAATTGGTCTCGTTCCTTCGAAGCAGTTCTGAGTAGATAGCAAAATGCAATATTTGAACCCACTATTGGTGAAAAAACAGCTTGGTAGGCCAAAAAAGCAGATGAAGAAGGGTCCATAAGAGCCTACAAATCAGCAGAAAGCAAGTAGGAAAGATCTTGCAGTTTACTGTCGGAGGTGTTTGAAATCTGGGCATAATATAAGAACTTGCAAATCAGTGATTCACCCTCAGTCTAAACTTTACAAAGTAATGTAATATTTTAGAATCAAAACTATGCTTTAGTGTGTTTTGTTGCTACTTTCACCTACTAATTCATTTCGATTTGAACTGTAGGCACCTAAAGTTGGTCCAacagtttcaaatgcaacatcCGTAGCTTCTGCAACTCAGGCTAGTGTCTCAAGTACTACTGGTACTACACTTTCACAGGTACATTATGGTAATTGTTTATTTTTGGGTGCTGAAATATACTTACATACATACTAACCATGAGGAGTTATGTACAGGAGTCAAATCAGCCTATAAGTGGTACCAACCAAGAAAGCCAGCAAAGTAGATCCTCAAAGAGAAAGCAACCAGCTGCAAGGATGTCAAGGCTACGACATTGTAGCTCCAGGAGACCAAGAAAATGAACTGCTATTTTCTCGATTTTATTGGTTGAATATACTGGTTATGCTAAGTAGAATATGTCGATTTTATTGGTTGAATGTACTGATACCATTATGGTATGGATGTTACAATATTTTTCATTGTACTCAGATTTTTGGCTATCTTCTGGTTGACTGATACTTTCGTGGGTATTGTACTCTGATTTTTTGGCTATGTTTTGGTTGACTTTGGCTATCTTTTAGGGTACTGATACCATTATGGATGTTTTGTCTCAGATTTTTTGGCTATGTTTTGGTTGACTGTGGCATTTGTGACTGTATTGCTGGTTAACCTTTTGGCCATGTTATGATAGGATACCATTGTGGTATGGTTGTGGTAATATGTTGCGTTTTTGTGTTTATGGATGGCAATATTACTGGCCACATCTTTATTGATTTCTCATGTCTGGTTGTGCTAATATGGATGGCAATATTACTGGCCATATCTTTGCTGAAGATGACTAAATCTGACAAGTGTTTATGGATGGCACATTCGCATCGAAAGTAGCTTCATTCGCACATTTATAATTGAAACATGAAAATCAACTCCAGATTGAAACCAGGATGTGGTTTTTGCACTGCAATTTGTCCCAACTCCAGATTCTATTACACTACCTTTACATTACATTTTTTgcccaaaattcatctcataCATATAACAACCAGTGACAAAAAAGACACAAGTACAGtcagcatcatcatcatcttcatcagcCCTATCGTTGCTTCGACATTGTGAATCTTTGATTGTAATCCCATAATGATGTTATAGTTATTACTTTCCATTCCTTGCCTAGACATGATAAATCTTTCTGCTGTTGCAGGTCCAAATGGCGAAACCCCTTCCACATATGGACTTTGGCAGGATGATTCATTAGTGCCTCCCTCTCTACTAATTGGGTTGCACCATGCCCAAAATGAACAAGCACCAGTTTCACATACATAATACAACATACCTTTTGATGGTTTTTCAGATTCTACGACCTTAATCTTTGCTTTATTGTTGCAGAAACATCGCCGGTTTTGGTACCTTAGGTCCCTCGATCCACCGCCAAAATTTTGGGAGCTTGACATTTTGGGTTCTCCCTTGAAATGATAGCTGATTTAGCCCCCTCCAAAGCTCTTTTTTTCCAATCCAAAGCTGTGCTGCGCTCTTATGTTTTTTTGTCTTCATTTTGCATTTCTCTGTCGAATTTTTTCATTTGCAGAACTACAACTATGGTGGGTTTCATTTGTAAGAGACATGGAGAGCAAAATTGGAATGAAAGAGTTTCTTCTAGTCACAAGTTACCATTAGGTAGCGTCAAAATCACTCGCTAGCTTCCCAGCCAGTTAGCAGGTAAAATCCTAAGAAGTCCAAAACACCGGGGGGTTTAGTGGGTGTTTCTAAATAATGAGGAAGTTTCATGTCAATTTCCTTAACCATAGGGGggttttatgtattttaccctaaaaGGATATTAATTACACGGTAAATGTTTACTAAAAAGGTGAAGTCATCCAATGCCAATATTGATTTATAAGAGTGAGTTGACTGATTAGTAGAATCAatgataaattaaaagaaaatttaatttatttaattctcatttattaataattataaCTCATAGTTATTACTAACGTATATGAGAACCTAATAGCTCAAATACATTAAAAACTTCTTTAGTTGTATTAAATGAATTTCAAGTGTGCACTTGAAAGATAAGTTTTATAACTTATAGTTTAATTTGTGAGATAGATTAAACTTGAGGGGCTTATAGTGCAAATAAGTTTAAGTCTTCCAAATACAAGATTTGTATTAGAATAAAGAAACGAAATCCTATTGAAAACTGGTTTCAGATTTTCATAAGGATGGGGACAACTTATTTTTCTATAAATACTCAATAAGTTTTTGCTAGCAAAACTAACCAATACATAAATTGCCTTGTgagatttttgagaaaaatcttgagacaaaaataccaaaaattagCCCAAGAAAATAAGGGAAAATTACACCTCTATATCTCTCATTGGGCAAGTTTTTCATGGTGGAAAACATTTTTCTCAACCAATTTGTAGGAGGTGCCCTGATAATAACTAGCACTAATTTAGTTTAAACTAATTTGACTTCATggtggaaaactaggtttttctcaatcaatttGTGGTAGATGTCTTAGCAATAGTTAGCACTAATCTAGTTTAAACTAATTCGACCTAGGTGATTCTACCTAAAGAGATTCCTATGGATCACCGTTAGAGGCAGAACACTTGTGCAGCTACGTGGATCACTATACCTCTTTGCGTCAGATCTCCACCGATTTAAGAAGATCTccatagaataaaataatttttttgaataacTTCATGTCACATGAatttaatcaaaacttgatctactaaaaaattttttttaaaaatttaaaattttcattgtGCATGTCTCCATAATTCCTCACAAAGACCACCATGAGATGATTAGACTTAGCATGCATGAAGGTTGCCCAAACTGAACCGTTGGATCTCAACTTCCATCAGAGCTTCATTGAGAAGGAATCAATAACCGTATGAAGCGACCGAAACCCCAAGTTTGAacaaatatatattaaaattaGAAGTCTCCTCTTCTTTAACAATTTGTTCAACTcaatatttgtatattattattcaATTGTTGTCAATTTAGTGATTGATTATAGTTTGCCTCCCTGAATGTGGGACTTACCAGTACTTTACTCCGCTGAATGCAAACAATATACACTTTACACCTATAGGAATATTCCATTTTGATTGTTAAAAATTGTGAACAATCATACCTTCCAATAATCTTAAATTCTTTTGCACACACAATTATTGTACTCCCTTTATGGTTCCTTTttcaaatgtgaaattttttttttagtcatcAAACCTTTTTTCCTTGATTTCTATACtatgttattttcattttttttacttgtttttctttctttagatAATAAGTTTACTctcttcaaattctttttgttcttttataCCACAAGTATTTCTATTTTCCTTGATTTTTAGTTACACACTGAAGGCTTCATTTGTCAATTTTTTTCCTTGCACTTATATTTTGACtaatttgaattttttcaattctttATTTTGATATTAATAATTCTAGTCAtcacttttttttcattttactAATTAaagtactttcatttttcatttttcttcctttagatattaagtttttatgtctctaaaaattttttcctttcatcGTATGACTTTTCTTTACATTAAATTTTTCTATGATCAAAACCATTCCTTCGATTCTTGCTATGAGTATGTtcaattttcataattttttatttctaaaataaacTTTTCTCTCATAAAAAATTTCCCCTTTTTAAGCTGTaatcattttaaattttatgaattttgtTTACGTATGCATTCTCTCGTAAGAATTTTTCCTTACATTTATAGTGGGACTATTTATATTTCTAATCATTTTGTATTCATAAACATAATTTTTTTCACCcattaaatttttgtatccTTTTATGCATAtgtctatttatttttttcgtCTATATATTATCTTTTCACTAAtcaattttcttcttccttttatACCATAATCCTTTTCTATTTATTGGCTTTAAGtttgttttacaaaaaaattttccacTGATCATGTAGAAATTAactttttctttcattcaaTGATAAATTGGCCAAGATTTCATTTTGTAGTGTAATTTTGTCTTTTGATACTATTTTATCAAACAAAGAGTCTTTAACACAACAATTTGAGCAGCGTAGTGTatatccaaaatttttcttgaatatttCTAGTTTTCTTGGATGCATTATTCGTAGTACCTGTTGACTTTTACATGCAAATTATTGTGAGAGCGAAAAATTTCCTGCCTTTTGCAGAAAAAATAAGTATATTTCCACAAAAATTATTGTGTACTCTGAATCTCCTGTGGCGTTCGACGCTAATAACAAAATGAACCATGCTAATTATTGTTTGACTAACTTTGAGAGGCTGATTGACAAGTTTTGTCTTGCTCATCCTGATACCCTTGTGTCCACTTCAAATTGAATTGACGGTTTGCTGTAATCTTCCAGAGTTAGAGTTTCGACAAAGAAACGGGTGTGGTATATAGTACGTAATTCAAACCACgttagtttttaagaaatttttggcattttaaatGGTAGATTAAACCAAGTTTTTACACATCGGTGGACCTTCAAGGAGCCCCACATAGGTGGACCTTGTACTTGATCACTGGACTAGAAGGCAGGACCATTAATGGCGGTAACCAGATTCCAGCAACATATGTCGTTTAAAACGAGTAATTGGTACTGTATATTCAACTTAATAGGACTAAACTATCCATTGCAATGGCATACCTATGCATACACCTCATCTTCTTCCTATTTCTCTTCCCAATATCTGCTTTGGCTCAAAAAAATGGTATTGTGCCTTTGGGCAGTACTTTGACCGCAGGTGAAACATCTGCTAGTCCTTGGCTTTCACCTTCTGGTGATTTTGCATTTGGGTTCCGACAATTTCAGGATAAGGATCTGTTCTTGTTTTCCATATGGTATTACAAGATACCAGACAAAACCGTAGTTTGGTTGGTTTATTCAATAGATCTGGTGCCACGAGGATCAACTCTAAAGCTTGATGCTCGGAGTGGGCTTGTGCTCCGTGATCCTCAAGGCTTACAACTTTGGAGTGCCGATGTCAATTCTAGTCAAGTTGATCATGGTTTTATGAATGATACCGGCAATTTTATCCTCAAGGCGAGTGATGATAGCCGGCTCTGGGAAAGCTTTAGATTTCCTGCTGATACAATATTGCCATATCAAGAATTGATACTTGGCGATTCTCTTAGTTCTCGACAGTCAGCAACAAAATTTTCCCAAGGAAGATTTTATCTCCGTTTTCTTTATGACGGGAATCTAGTGCTTGCTACCCGAAGTGTGCCAACCAATGTGTATGATGATGCTGAGTACTATAATAGTCAGACTTCTGATCCTACAGTTTTGTTgaattctggttaccaagttaCGTTTGATGGCAGAGGAGCCCTGTACATAAGGAAAAGGAACAACGAGACAAAAGAGCTGAGTCCAGTTTCAATACCACCAGCATCAGAATATTATCATAGGGCCACAATAGATTTTGATGGGGTATTCACATATTATTTCCATCCTAGGACATTTACTGGAAATCCGAACTGGAAGGTTCTTTGGTATTTGCCGGAGAATATATGTTTCATTACTGGAGAAAAGGGGAGCGGAGCTTGTGGATTTAACAGTATTTGCCACCTTGAACACGGGAGACCGGCTTGTGCGTGTCCAGAAGGGTATATACTGCTTGATCCAAACGACAAGTACGGCAGCTGCTTGCCAAACTCTTCTCTCGGCTGTGGTGCAGTAAAGGAGGGCTCTGCAGAAAACCTTTATGATTTTGTGGTGATCAATGACATAGATTGGCCACTGTCTGACTTCGAGCAAATATATCCTTCAAATGAAACTGTTTGTGAGCAAGCTTGCTTGCAGGATTGTTTCTGTGTTGTGGCCATTTTCAGAGACAACAGTTGCTGGAAGAAGAAGCTGCCACTTTCTAATGGGAGGGTGGACACTAGTCTTCGGTCAAAAGCTTTCATCAAATATCGCAAAAGTGATGCTCCCTCAGTACATCCAACTTTTCGTCCAGTTCCAGTAGGATCGATGTCGTAATACTTTAAACCAAGCTAGTTTCTTAATTTAGTTGGTTGTGGGGTAATTAATGCACTGGTCCAATTTAGGTGCACAGAATTATGGCTTTCTTAAGCCTGGATGTTCGATCACATCGATCAGTTTCTTTTGTCTTTGCGTTTGGTTAGTCGGCTAAGTTCCGACGTTGAGAGTCTATAAATATATGTCCTGTATATGATATGAGAGGTGAGGTTATGTGCAATACAGACATATGTATCCAGTTGCCTCCAAACCAGAAGGTCTTCGGCTTGTTTCTATTTCTTTCCTTTCCACAATTTATATGCCTCCGGTTTCTTGTGCCTTGTTTAATTAACTTGTTTGTTCAAATTGGGTAGGTTTAAAGATTTTCCAACAATCAAAGCCAAAAACCGAGGAATTTTGATAAGCAGCTCTTGTTTAATAAACTTGATATCTGATGCCACTGCTTGTATTGGTACATATATCCAGTTTTTGTGATAATCTTACCTGAACAAATACACGAAAATAAAGAGATAGGTAACATTTTATCCACTAGGCCGCGTGAATTTGTGGAATCTGAAAATTTCCACGTACGCATACAAATACACGACTGGTACCCACTTCTTGGGCAATATATTCCAAGGGACCGATCCCACGGCTCAGGAAATGTAATTCCAACATTCGAATTTTTATATGCAAAATGCTTTTGAGAAACAATTAACAGGTTGGCATCCAAATGATCAATGGGACCCTAAGGGGCAACCAATTTCTAGTATAGCCACGTTGGGGAAGCCGATTGATGCCCTTGGCAAAGTGTTTGGGAGGGTAATGGTATTGGTTGGCACCCATAGCCAGTTTTCCGGTAAAAAATGACTCTGAAAAGTCTTATAGCAACAAAGGAGAAAGAAGAGATGAGTGTGAAGAAAATAAGACTTATATTTATTTGACCAAATCTTATCTATTAAGAGATTGATTAGGCTTTGTCTTCCATTGTTTCCAAGGGAGGGATGACGTGGCAAACATGAGTTAAGACATATGATGAGGCTTGACTCCATCACTTACTCTTCTAAAATAGATAGAGATTTATAACTAATTGTCTATAAATAATGTTCAAGAAACCAAAGACATGGATGAAAGCTCCTTAACTTGTAAAGTCTCCTTAATTAGACTTTTCGTCTTCTCTTTCCATTTGCATTATGTCTTTAGTTTAATTTCCAATTCCTTTAGGTCTATTTGGTTCACAGACTGGATGAGATGGGATGATTCATCCTCGGATTATTAATCCTGAGTTGAGTACTCATCCTCGGATCAATAATCCAAATTATCTAGTGTTTGGTTGGTTCTCGAATAGATAGGTTATGTTGAGAAATAATCATATCCTATGTTTAGTTGAAGATTGGATGAGATAGGATTACTATTTTAATAACTAAAGTATCCTTTCATTTGtagattttttaataaaaataatttaatattttatagaatatcattaaaataatttaataaaaatttaatatttataactTTTATTAAAATAGAGTAGTTTGAAAATTTAGAATTATAGAGTAAATCAAGAATTTTGACATATAAAAGTTTGCATTCACTCAAACTCAGCCTATTCGGGACCTTAAAAATAGATTTTGATTGAGTTTTTGAATCTAGATTTGAAATCCAATTAAATGATGGGCCAAGTTTTGGCTAAATTAGAGTTAAATCGATTAAGACCTAACCCATTTAAGAGCTTTAAATGAGCTGAACTAAAACCAATATAGAAGATTTTTCTTTGTGCCAAGTTTAAACTTATTGAAGTCCTCATTTAGAAAGCCCAATTCATAGGATTGTGTATTTATAGAGAATGTGGTTGAGAAAATACGCTTATGATTAAGACCTAACCCATTTAAGAGCTTTAAATGAGCTGAACTAAAACCAATATAGAAGATTTTTCTTTGTGCCAAGTTTAAACTTATTGAAGTCCTCATCTAGAAAGCCCAATTCATAGGATTGTGTATTTATAGAGAATGTGGTTGAGAAAATACGCTTAGTAAGGGTAATTTAATTCAAGGACAATATAGTCCTTTTAATATGATGTAGTATGGGCAAATTagtaaaaaatttaaattaattaataggTGTAAattagtaaaaaattttaaataatgaatgggggcaaattagtcaagaaattttaatataattagtAGGGGCTAATTAATCCATTTATTATCATGTTATTATGTGAGAATATGGTTATATAGTAGTTAGTATGAATTCGTATCATTCACAAGGGAAAATTAGTCCAATTATTAGTTATTGTTATGTTGGTAGTAAGGACATATTAGTGaaaaaacttcaaaattaaTTAGTAAGGGCAAATTAGTCCATTCATGTTATATTATTGTGTGGGAGTAGGGTTATATAATTATGAGAGTATGAAATTGTATTATTTTTAAGgataaattagtttaaaatgtTATCATCCTATCTGTTAGTTATTTTGAGATGTCTAATACCATCTCCCCCATGGGATTATTTTTTCCCATGAATAGGGGATTAATTCTGTTAGTTGGAATGTGTCATCCAATATATAAAATACAACCAAATATGGGTTGACATATGATGATTAATCTAATCCTATGTCATACCATGAACCGAACAAATCATTTTTAGGGTCGTTTGGTAAGTTCATgctgtgacgccccacttctccctaaagcgaaccaaagggtatccgcgggacgcctgcctaactctcgccaggactcaatccattccattcaagcttattatCGAACTACACAACACAAGTAAGTAACTTAAATATagtaaatgcggaagcgttcaaacttaacaacagtcatccattatccaacccgcacgTCGGGTGCTCAAAGTACATCatgaatcccaaatatacatcatgccccaaaagttacatttcaaatccaaaagtacaacccaaaaccaagGCATAGCCAAAAtgtaatagaaaccctaaacaaaagcacatcaggagggtttctccaatacatctccgagttcaatcctgttaaggaaaacaaatctacagggtgagcaaaaacgctcgtgaggccaagaacacacatgcaagcacgtagtccagataacagtcccaaataacagtccaagagataattacaagtaattaataaagccagtgaaagtaagcagaaataattcaaggatatagtagctttcaggagctaagttccacttgcgttgccagttcattcgtatatcttcccgcgatgactctccgtcaaccgggttgatattttcaaaccgtagatcaccacttacttctcatccgtccaccctacaccgcttcgggcccgcacgacatttataaggctatactccacgagtatgccaagcaagatctctcaaatagatcaagcttatcatgtgattctcatggctcaccaaggttcccgacca encodes:
- the LOC113749898 gene encoding G-type lectin S-receptor-like serine/threonine-protein kinase LECRK3, with product MAYLCIHLIFFLFLFPISALAQKNGIVPLGSTLTAGETSASPWLSPSGDFAFGFRQFQDKDLFLFSIWYYKIPDKTVVWLVYSIDLVPRGSTLKLDARSGLVLRDPQGLQLWSADVNSSQVDHGFMNDTGNFILKASDDSRLWESFRFPADTILPYQELILGDSLSSRQSATKFSQGRFYLRFLYDGNLVLATRSVPTNVYDDAEYYNSQTSDPTVLLNSGYQVTFDGRGALYIRKRNNETKELSPVSIPPASEYYHRATIDFDGVFTYYFHPRTFTGNPNWKVLWYLPENICFITGEKGSGACGFNSICHLEHGRPACACPEGYILLDPNDKYGSCLPNSSLGCGAVKEGSAENLYDFVVINDIDWPLSDFEQIYPSNETVCEQACLQDCFCVVAIFRDNSCWKKKLPLSNGRVDTSLRSKAFIKYRKSDAPSVHPTFRPVPVGSMS